The Dyadobacter subterraneus genome window below encodes:
- a CDS encoding ABC transporter ATP-binding protein has product MKKIPASQSFKSTASSSLSFKKRFSALQNLPRFFRLVWETNKLLTLGNIFFRLIKSALPLLMLYIGKEIIDEVVRLIGNRADSHNDLWLLVGAELGLTIISDLLNRCINLFDSLLGDLVANKTSVDLVHHAAKLDLYQFENPIFYDKLERARRQTSGRTVLLSQTLAQIQDILTLLSLGAGLIIFNPWLILILIIAVIPSFLGETHFNEKTYSLTRSWTPERRELDYLRYLGSSAETAKEVKVFGLENYLAKRFKELSEEYYLANRKISISRASWGYGLSAIGTLAYYAAYFFVLIQTLSGIITIGTMTFLSGSFQRMHGMLQSIMSRFSGIAENALYLKDLFEFFEIEPTILANENGRLIPRPIQKGITFENVSFKYPDNDFWAIRNLSFTLNPGEKLALVGENGAGKTTLVKLLACLYKPTEGRILIDGVDILDYQLADLRANIGIIFQDYIRYEMTVSDNIAVGDIENIDDKEAIQIASEMSMANELITQLPNGFEQVLGKRFKEGTELSGGQWQKIALARAYMRDAQLIVLDEPTSALDARAEHQVFQRFSELIHGKMAVLISHRFSTVRMADRILFLEKGKLIEFGSHDELLSLDGKYAELFQLQAQGYL; this is encoded by the coding sequence TTGAAGAAAATCCCTGCAAGTCAATCTTTTAAATCAACCGCCTCTTCGTCCCTATCTTTTAAAAAGCGATTTTCCGCACTACAAAATCTTCCAAGATTTTTCCGTCTCGTCTGGGAAACAAACAAATTACTGACATTAGGAAATATTTTTTTCCGGCTGATCAAATCTGCGCTTCCTTTATTGATGCTTTACATTGGTAAGGAAATCATTGATGAAGTGGTCAGGCTAATCGGAAACCGTGCTGATTCGCATAACGATCTGTGGCTGCTTGTAGGCGCAGAACTTGGACTGACTATAATTTCAGATCTGCTAAACCGCTGTATAAATTTATTTGATAGTTTACTCGGCGATCTTGTTGCAAATAAAACCTCTGTTGATCTCGTTCATCACGCCGCAAAACTGGATTTGTACCAATTTGAAAATCCTATTTTTTATGATAAACTGGAACGTGCCCGCCGGCAAACTTCCGGAAGAACGGTACTGCTTTCCCAAACGCTGGCGCAGATTCAGGATATATTGACATTACTTTCTTTGGGAGCCGGTTTGATCATTTTCAATCCGTGGCTGATATTAATTCTCATTATCGCCGTGATCCCTTCCTTTTTGGGAGAAACACATTTTAATGAAAAAACCTATTCGTTAACCCGCAGCTGGACACCCGAAAGACGGGAACTTGATTATTTGCGATATCTCGGATCGAGTGCCGAAACGGCGAAGGAAGTCAAGGTTTTTGGTCTGGAAAATTATCTGGCAAAACGTTTTAAAGAATTATCGGAAGAATATTATCTGGCGAATCGTAAAATTTCGATCAGTCGGGCAAGTTGGGGATATGGTTTATCAGCCATTGGAACACTCGCTTATTATGCCGCTTACTTTTTTGTGTTGATACAAACCCTAAGCGGAATAATTACCATCGGGACTATGACTTTTCTTTCCGGTTCTTTCCAAAGAATGCACGGAATGCTTCAAAGTATCATGAGCCGTTTTTCAGGAATTGCAGAAAACGCATTGTATCTGAAAGATCTTTTCGAGTTTTTTGAAATTGAACCGACAATTCTGGCCAATGAAAATGGCAGATTAATTCCTCGTCCGATTCAAAAAGGAATAACTTTTGAAAATGTCAGTTTCAAATATCCTGACAACGATTTCTGGGCAATAAGGAATCTTTCTTTCACTTTGAATCCAGGCGAAAAACTGGCTCTGGTTGGAGAAAATGGTGCAGGAAAAACGACTTTGGTAAAACTTCTTGCCTGTTTATATAAACCTACAGAAGGCCGGATTTTGATTGATGGAGTTGATATTCTGGATTACCAACTGGCAGATTTACGGGCTAATATTGGAATTATTTTTCAGGATTACATCCGCTACGAAATGACAGTTTCCGACAATATCGCTGTGGGTGATATTGAAAATATTGATGATAAGGAAGCCATTCAGATCGCCTCAGAAATGAGTATGGCAAATGAATTGATTACCCAGCTTCCTAATGGTTTTGAACAGGTTTTGGGAAAAAGATTTAAAGAAGGAACCGAACTTTCCGGCGGTCAATGGCAAAAAATCGCGTTGGCCCGCGCCTACATGCGCGATGCGCAGCTGATTGTTTTGGATGAACCAACTTCCGCCCTTGATGCCCGTGCAGAACATCAGGTTTTCCAGCGTTTCAGTGAATTGATTCATGGAAAAATGGCGGTGCTTATCTCCCACCGGTTTTCAACCGTCAGAATGGCGGACAGGATTTTATTTCTTGAAAAGGGAAAACTGATCGAATTCGGATCCCATGACGAATTGTTAAGTCTTGACGGAAAATATGCTGAATTATTCCAGTTACAAGCCCAGGGATATTTATGA
- a CDS encoding PaaI family thioesterase → MNESLKPDQIDDKLRLKYMQTFIGKRMEESHSPVGRWLNGTLLDIQEGSMKVEFVVRKDMSNPMGILHGGIAATILDEVVGTMVYALGREFAFVSVNLNCDFLNAARVGETIFASGNVIRAGKNIVHVEGNIVSAEGVIIAKCTSNLLQTGLKIPPIS, encoded by the coding sequence ATGAATGAATCTTTGAAGCCTGATCAGATCGACGACAAATTACGTCTGAAATATATGCAGACTTTTATCGGTAAACGGATGGAAGAAAGTCATTCGCCGGTAGGAAGGTGGCTAAACGGAACGCTGCTGGATATTCAGGAAGGAAGTATGAAAGTAGAGTTTGTGGTCAGAAAAGATATGTCAAATCCGATGGGGATTTTGCATGGAGGCATTGCGGCAACGATTCTGGATGAAGTTGTCGGGACGATGGTATATGCTTTGGGAAGAGAATTTGCTTTTGTTTCTGTAAATCTGAATTGCGATTTTTTGAATGCTGCAAGAGTTGGAGAAACTATTTTTGCCAGTGGAAATGTAATTCGCGCCGGCAAAAATATTGTGCATGTGGAGGGAAATATTGTGAGTGCGGAAGGGGTGATTATTGCAAAATGTACAAGTAATCTTCTTCAAACAGGACTAAAAATTCCACCGATCTCATAA
- a CDS encoding phosphosulfolactate synthase produces MNFTLSQIPSRSEKPREKGITMVMDKGLSIRETEDMISSASGFIDIVKLGWATSYVTSNLNEKLAVYKNAGIPVYFGGTLFEAFVVRNQFDDYRKLLDKYDLKYAEVSDGSVEMAQDVKCEYIRKLAQQVTVLSEVGSKDENKIIPPYKWIQLINSELEAGAWKVIGEARESGNVGLFRASGEVRQGLVEEILTQVPFEKMLWEAPQKSQQVWFVKLLGANVNLGNIAPSELIPLETIRLGLRGDTFNHFLNAKTKKEWKIDSK; encoded by the coding sequence ATGAATTTTACGTTATCACAAATTCCTTCCCGTTCTGAAAAGCCTCGTGAAAAGGGAATTACGATGGTTATGGATAAAGGGCTTAGTATCAGGGAAACCGAAGATATGATTTCCAGCGCCTCCGGATTTATAGATATCGTAAAGCTGGGATGGGCCACTTCCTATGTTACATCAAATCTGAATGAAAAACTGGCGGTATATAAAAATGCCGGTATCCCAGTTTATTTCGGCGGAACCTTATTTGAAGCCTTTGTAGTAAGAAATCAGTTTGACGATTACCGCAAACTTCTGGATAAATATGATCTGAAATATGCCGAAGTTTCCGACGGATCTGTGGAAATGGCGCAGGATGTAAAATGTGAATATATCCGTAAACTTGCTCAGCAAGTGACTGTTCTGTCGGAAGTTGGATCAAAAGATGAAAACAAAATAATTCCTCCTTATAAATGGATACAGCTGATCAATTCTGAATTGGAAGCTGGTGCCTGGAAAGTAATCGGAGAAGCAAGAGAATCCGGAAATGTTGGACTTTTCAGAGCCAGCGGAGAAGTTCGTCAGGGTTTGGTAGAGGAAATATTAACCCAGGTTCCTTTTGAAAAAATGCTTTGGGAAGCACCCCAGAAATCACAGCAGGTTTGGTTTGTCAAGCTTTTAGGCGCAAACGTAAATCTTGGAAATATCGCACCAAGCGAGCTTATTCCATTAGAAACGATTCGTTTGGGATTACGCGGCGATACTTTTAACCATTTCCTGAATGCAAAAACAAAAAAGGAATGGAAAATTGATTCGAAATAA
- a CDS encoding DedA family protein, protein MELLKQFIDFFLHLDKHLFDIVQQYGTLTYVILFLIVFTETGLVIMPLLPGDSLLFAAGAIAANEGTGLNVWLIILVLIIAALLGDNVNYFMGKKFGGEIKKRERILFLKREYLEKTEAYYAKHGGSTVIMARFIPIVRTVAPFVAGAGSMNYSKYIVYCILGALLWVPALTLLGFFFGNQEFVKKNFELVIFAIIGFSVLPMIFQFLKSKMVKPKTA, encoded by the coding sequence ATGGAATTATTAAAGCAGTTTATTGACTTCTTCCTTCACCTGGATAAGCATTTGTTTGATATCGTACAGCAGTATGGTACACTTACCTATGTAATTCTTTTCCTGATCGTCTTTACAGAAACCGGTTTGGTGATCATGCCGCTGCTACCTGGCGATTCATTGCTTTTCGCGGCAGGTGCAATTGCTGCTAATGAAGGAACTGGACTTAATGTTTGGCTTATCATTTTAGTCCTGATTATTGCTGCTCTTCTCGGAGACAACGTGAATTATTTCATGGGGAAAAAGTTTGGCGGAGAAATTAAAAAGCGGGAACGGATTCTGTTCCTGAAAAGAGAATATCTTGAAAAAACAGAAGCATACTATGCAAAACATGGTGGCAGCACCGTGATTATGGCTCGCTTTATTCCAATCGTGCGTACAGTTGCACCGTTTGTAGCAGGTGCAGGAAGTATGAATTATTCAAAATACATAGTCTATTGCATACTTGGAGCTCTTTTATGGGTGCCGGCACTTACTTTATTAGGATTTTTCTTTGGGAATCAGGAGTTTGTTAAGAAAAATTTCGAGTTGGTTATTTTCGCCATCATCGGTTTTTCAGTGCTTCCGATGATATTTCAGTTTCTTAAAAGCAAAATGGTAAAACCGAAAACAGCGTAA
- a CDS encoding RNA polymerase sigma factor: MSPILTDEQLVMKLSEGNKIAFGEIYDRYWYKLFCIAYHQIGTKEEAEELVHDLFESLWNRREQSNIRHLNSYLIISMKNLITNFIKSKITWRKYKEYVILQKMHENALTENPAEFTDLSQALDNALKKLPEKTSRIFQLSRFENQSVKEIAKELNLSEKAVEYHITKSLKVLKDHLWIYHTQN; encoded by the coding sequence ATGAGCCCAATTTTAACTGATGAACAGCTGGTTATGAAACTCAGTGAAGGCAACAAAATTGCCTTTGGGGAGATTTATGACCGGTATTGGTACAAGTTATTTTGTATCGCTTATCATCAGATCGGCACCAAGGAAGAAGCGGAAGAGCTTGTTCATGATTTATTTGAAAGCCTCTGGAATCGTCGGGAACAAAGTAATATCAGGCATTTGAATTCGTACCTGATTATTTCGATGAAAAATTTGATCACCAATTTCATCAAATCAAAAATAACCTGGCGGAAGTATAAGGAATACGTCATTTTACAAAAGATGCATGAAAATGCTTTAACCGAAAATCCTGCTGAATTCACAGACCTTTCACAGGCGCTTGACAACGCTCTGAAAAAGCTTCCGGAAAAAACGAGCAGAATTTTCCAGCTAAGCCGGTTTGAAAATCAATCTGTAAAGGAAATCGCGAAAGAATTGAATTTGTCAGAAAAAGCGGTTGAATACCATATTACCAAATCGCTAAAAGTTTTAAAAGATCATCTCTGGATCTATCACACACAAAATTGA
- a CDS encoding FecR family protein, with the protein MNQFDFDIVLQKYLSGEQSPDEEKFISEYLENNPFNESPVFEAEKEKIGKRIKQKLYSETIREPVYIRFLPWIKGIAASVLIILGSWIFLKKSEYADVLKLETLGNQGVVEIKNTSKKPQRVYLEDGSVVILKEKSSISFPEHFGAERRLVYLHGEAFFQVKRNPAKPFVVSTENLATQVLGTSFTIKSYDDARSIEVLVATGRVSVYEVAEKSSSNSNGVILTRNQKITFDKKSKKMELAIVENPVINRAEIKVAYGFTFLETPVKEAFSLLEKAYGIDIVIENDAVEACKFTGDLTDLSLFDQLDLICKSLNATYERRGTSLFVRGEGCSK; encoded by the coding sequence ATGAATCAATTCGATTTTGATATAGTATTACAAAAATACCTGTCCGGTGAACAATCACCGGATGAGGAGAAGTTTATAAGCGAATATCTGGAAAATAATCCCTTCAACGAATCGCCGGTTTTTGAAGCCGAAAAAGAAAAAATCGGAAAAAGGATTAAGCAAAAATTATATTCCGAAACGATTCGGGAACCAGTTTACATTCGTTTTTTGCCGTGGATAAAAGGAATTGCTGCATCGGTCCTGATTATTCTGGGAAGCTGGATCTTTTTGAAAAAATCGGAATATGCAGATGTTTTGAAACTTGAAACATTGGGAAATCAGGGCGTCGTTGAAATAAAAAACACTTCAAAAAAACCACAAAGGGTTTATCTGGAAGATGGCAGCGTTGTCATTTTAAAAGAGAAAAGCAGTATCAGTTTCCCTGAACATTTTGGTGCCGAACGCAGACTGGTTTATCTGCACGGTGAAGCTTTTTTTCAGGTGAAAAGAAACCCTGCGAAGCCTTTTGTCGTATCTACTGAAAATCTTGCAACACAGGTTTTAGGAACCAGTTTTACGATTAAATCTTATGATGATGCGCGTTCCATTGAAGTTTTGGTAGCAACAGGCCGCGTTTCCGTGTACGAAGTAGCCGAAAAATCTTCTTCCAATAGCAACGGAGTAATCCTGACCAGAAATCAGAAAATCACTTTTGATAAAAAATCTAAAAAAATGGAACTGGCTATTGTTGAAAATCCGGTAATAAACCGCGCTGAAATAAAAGTCGCCTATGGTTTTACGTTTTTGGAAACGCCGGTTAAGGAAGCTTTCTCACTGCTTGAAAAAGCTTACGGAATCGATATCGTCATTGAAAATGATGCCGTTGAAGCCTGCAAGTTTACCGGAGATCTGACGGATCTTTCGTTGTTTGATCAGCTTGACCTGATCTGTAAATCGCTTAATGCGACTTACGAAAGAAGAGGAACATCGCTTTTTGTCCGTGGAGAAGGTTGCTCGAAATAA
- a CDS encoding TonB-dependent receptor: MNRKIPRERVFYRVANATIKQLLIFILCCGISTAHTLRGQELLNKEISLKVESLEIKKILNLIEKQADVKFVYSTNSIQGIQNTSLKELKGPLNKVLDQILAPINVSYEVVGNTRILLRKKASGTAIQSQGIIFPNQLIERKVSGKVVDEKGEGLPGVNVLVVGSQTGTSTNEKGEYQLTVGDAAVTLKFSFIGYVSQEVVSDNNNTVNISLAPDVSALKEVLVVGYGTQEKKDVTGAVSSIKGADFQNLPSGGAQQALQGRAAGVNIVRNGGAPGDAGSIQIRGFGTVNNSTPLVVIDGVPSGTMNDVNPNDIESIEILKDASASAIYGTRAANGVIIITTKRGKFDNPINLTVNGYVGVTNRIKTIDVLDAPTLASLKREAYTNDGLPVPAIWNDAQYQTQLTNWQDELLKQGVTQNYDASLRGGGKFSSFSISGGYYNEKGIIGKSNYKRLTFRINSDHKIGSRIKIGQNFQFTNTHSNAPDTQSSQTGLLWSAIRFHPGLPVRNADGSYSSTQGIGAFGDINNPVFTVDTQDKDAARNRFLGNVTGELEIIEGLKLRANLAMDATFSDNYNFEIKINDQFRTNSYNQLTLNHDKNWSFLQEYFLSYDKKFGQHSLNFVGGYTSQTFNDIYSNQRGRDFASEDPSLRYMQYAGTIVSIAQSDGGNGSRSYDALQSYFARANYSFMDRYLLTATVRADGSSKFAPGNRWGYFPAFSAGWRISEESFFKDALPMFSNFKLTGGWGQLGNQNVASLQYLALINSSYRYAFGNGGVQNYISGAAQSRLANTHIGWETAEMSNFGLEAGLLKNSLYFSANYFIKDTKNMLLAPPSIGTIGTATIPDQNIGQLRNKGLEIEASYRHSIGDLTFNVSGNATFIKNKITKLATPGGFLATQLYGRGQQEIVRTYEGQPYGTFYGYKTNGIYQNQSQIDADANIANDSRKTDGQIKPGDVKFLDLNKDGIIDDSDRTIIGSPQPKINYGFSAGANYKGFDLNLFFVGVGGNKIYNADRMQGLDASYSFNLYAEEQNRWHGEGTSNTVPRVTIDNANRNYRPSDLFIEKGDFLRLKNMTLGYTVPKTVISKLKMSQARFYVSGQNIITFTKYSGLNPELGYVNGQLNVDYAQYPLARTWTIGATLSF; the protein is encoded by the coding sequence ATGAATAGAAAAATACCTCGTGAACGTGTTTTTTACAGAGTAGCCAATGCTACTATTAAACAACTATTGATCTTCATTTTATGCTGTGGCATTTCCACAGCGCACACGCTGCGTGGACAGGAACTTTTAAACAAGGAAATTTCGCTAAAAGTGGAATCTCTTGAAATCAAAAAGATCCTGAATCTGATTGAAAAACAGGCTGATGTGAAATTTGTTTATAGCACCAACAGCATTCAGGGAATACAAAATACTTCGTTAAAAGAATTAAAAGGTCCGTTGAACAAAGTGCTGGACCAGATTCTTGCGCCGATCAATGTATCATATGAAGTAGTTGGAAATACCCGGATTTTGCTTCGCAAGAAAGCTTCCGGCACCGCCATACAATCACAAGGAATCATTTTCCCAAACCAACTGATTGAACGTAAAGTATCCGGAAAAGTGGTCGATGAAAAAGGTGAAGGTTTGCCCGGCGTGAACGTTTTGGTTGTTGGCAGTCAGACCGGAACTTCTACCAATGAAAAAGGTGAATATCAGTTAACTGTTGGCGATGCCGCTGTAACATTGAAATTTTCTTTTATCGGTTATGTGAGCCAGGAAGTGGTTTCTGATAACAACAATACCGTTAATATTTCGCTTGCTCCAGACGTCAGCGCGCTGAAAGAAGTTCTGGTTGTAGGTTACGGTACGCAGGAAAAGAAAGATGTTACCGGTGCGGTTTCTTCTATTAAAGGTGCAGATTTTCAGAATTTGCCATCAGGTGGAGCACAGCAGGCACTTCAGGGAAGAGCGGCCGGGGTTAACATTGTCAGAAATGGTGGTGCGCCAGGTGATGCCGGTTCAATTCAGATTCGTGGTTTTGGTACCGTTAACAACTCAACACCTCTGGTTGTCATCGATGGTGTACCGTCAGGAACCATGAATGACGTCAACCCAAATGATATTGAATCGATTGAAATTTTAAAAGATGCTTCTGCCTCAGCCATTTACGGTACACGTGCTGCAAATGGTGTAATCATAATCACAACAAAACGTGGTAAATTTGACAATCCGATTAACCTAACCGTTAACGGATACGTCGGTGTTACAAATCGTATCAAAACGATTGACGTACTGGACGCTCCTACTTTGGCTTCGTTAAAAAGAGAAGCTTACACAAATGACGGTTTGCCAGTTCCTGCGATTTGGAATGATGCACAATATCAAACGCAGCTTACAAACTGGCAGGACGAATTGTTGAAACAAGGCGTTACGCAAAATTATGATGCTTCATTAAGAGGTGGCGGAAAGTTTTCTTCGTTCTCAATCTCGGGAGGATATTATAATGAAAAAGGGATTATTGGAAAGTCTAATTACAAACGACTTACTTTTCGTATAAATTCGGACCATAAAATCGGTTCAAGAATCAAAATCGGACAGAATTTCCAGTTTACCAATACGCACAGCAACGCACCGGATACACAGTCTTCACAAACCGGTTTGCTGTGGAGCGCGATTCGTTTCCATCCCGGACTTCCTGTTAGAAATGCTGACGGCTCGTACAGCTCAACACAGGGAATTGGTGCTTTTGGAGATATAAACAACCCGGTTTTTACTGTTGACACACAAGATAAGGACGCAGCCCGTAACCGTTTTCTGGGAAATGTAACGGGAGAATTGGAAATTATTGAAGGTCTGAAACTTCGTGCAAACCTGGCCATGGATGCAACATTTTCCGACAATTACAATTTTGAAATCAAAATCAATGACCAGTTCAGAACAAATTCTTACAATCAGCTGACCCTGAATCATGATAAAAACTGGTCTTTTTTGCAGGAATATTTTCTTTCTTACGACAAAAAATTTGGTCAGCATTCTTTGAATTTTGTGGGCGGTTATACTTCTCAGACTTTCAACGATATTTATTCAAACCAGCGCGGACGTGATTTCGCAAGTGAAGATCCTTCACTTCGTTATATGCAGTATGCCGGAACAATCGTTTCCATTGCCCAGTCGGATGGAGGAAATGGAAGTCGCAGTTATGATGCGCTTCAATCGTATTTTGCCCGCGCCAATTATTCTTTCATGGATCGTTATTTGTTGACAGCGACGGTCCGTGCTGATGGTTCGTCCAAATTTGCTCCTGGAAATCGCTGGGGTTATTTTCCTGCATTTTCTGCGGGATGGCGAATTTCGGAAGAATCGTTTTTCAAGGATGCATTGCCGATGTTCAGCAATTTCAAGCTGACTGGTGGCTGGGGACAATTGGGTAACCAAAACGTAGCATCCCTGCAATATCTGGCTTTGATCAATTCATCATACCGCTATGCATTTGGAAATGGCGGCGTTCAGAATTATATCTCGGGAGCTGCACAAAGTCGACTGGCGAATACCCACATCGGCTGGGAAACTGCTGAAATGAGCAACTTCGGGTTGGAAGCAGGTTTATTGAAAAACAGTCTTTACTTCTCTGCAAATTATTTCATCAAGGATACCAAAAATATGCTTTTGGCTCCACCTTCGATTGGAACAATCGGAACGGCTACTATTCCTGATCAAAATATCGGTCAGCTAAGAAACAAAGGTTTGGAGATTGAAGCGTCTTACCGTCATTCAATTGGCGACCTTACTTTTAATGTAAGTGGTAATGCAACTTTTATCAAAAACAAAATCACAAAACTGGCTACGCCGGGAGGATTTCTTGCTACGCAATTGTACGGAAGAGGTCAGCAGGAAATTGTTCGTACTTATGAAGGACAGCCTTACGGTACTTTTTACGGATATAAAACAAACGGAATTTATCAAAACCAGAGTCAGATCGATGCTGATGCAAATATTGCAAACGATTCACGTAAAACAGACGGGCAGATTAAACCAGGAGATGTTAAATTCCTTGACTTAAATAAAGATGGTATAATCGACGATTCGGATAGAACGATTATTGGAAGTCCTCAGCCAAAAATCAATTATGGTTTTTCTGCCGGTGCCAATTACAAAGGCTTTGATCTGAATTTGTTTTTTGTTGGTGTTGGAGGAAATAAAATTTACAATGCTGACCGTATGCAGGGTCTTGATGCAAGTTATTCTTTCAACTTATATGCGGAAGAACAAAATCGCTGGCATGGAGAAGGAACGAGCAATACGGTTCCTCGTGTAACTATTGACAATGCAAACCGTAACTACCGGCCATCTGATTTATTTATAGAAAAAGGTGATTTTCTACGTTTGAAAAATATGACATTGGGGTATACAGTTCCAAAAACGGTGATCAGCAAATTGAAAATGTCGCAAGCGAGATTTTATGTTTCGGGCCAAAACATTATTACGTTCACCAAATATTCCGGTCTGAATCCAGAGTTGGGTTATGTAAACGGACAGCTGAATGTGGATTACGCGCAGTATCCGTTGGCACGTACATGGACTATCGGAGCAACTTTATCATTCTAA
- a CDS encoding RagB/SusD family nutrient uptake outer membrane protein has protein sequence MKKITILAGYIFLATFMSCQKDLLDTTPYGQVTSQQYWRNGDDVVSATNAVYAPLLNEDGFAHTEYTFDNCSDDMNRAGDHSDETALENFTFDASNSHILATWSTKYEVISRANAVLINAPKVTMDETLRNRSMGEAYFLRGFVYWRLSLIYGEVPILLEADALALNFNKPKSTLAEVRAQAEADFLKAASLLPVSYSATEAGRVTQGSAYGFLTKLYVYQENWAKAIEASTKVTGNAAYQLASGYNQNFELTTENNTETLFSLQYETGWTTDNSPAFYHTPQTFGGWGFHEPIQDLVSEFEEGDPRLAYSIFSPGDKVERGSQGETEFTADMTRVTGYAFKKYSQFTASGDMDQSLNAPFLRSADVYLLAAEAKIRSGQSGDTELNVVRKRAGLKTITGATIKDIMHERRVELAGENERHQDLMRWDKAGLIDIVAHYKIARGPYKPSRNFVKPKHYYFPLPQREVDLSNGVLIQNSNY, from the coding sequence ATGAAAAAGATAACGATACTAGCCGGATATATTTTTCTTGCAACGTTTATGAGTTGCCAGAAAGACTTACTCGATACAACACCTTACGGACAGGTAACCTCCCAGCAATACTGGCGGAATGGCGATGATGTGGTTTCTGCTACAAACGCGGTTTATGCCCCATTATTGAACGAAGATGGATTTGCCCACACCGAATATACATTTGACAACTGCTCGGACGACATGAACCGCGCCGGTGATCATTCAGATGAAACCGCTTTGGAAAATTTCACTTTCGACGCTTCCAACTCACATATTCTGGCAACCTGGTCTACGAAATATGAAGTTATTTCAAGAGCGAACGCTGTGTTGATTAATGCGCCAAAAGTGACGATGGATGAAACTTTGCGTAACCGCAGCATGGGAGAAGCGTATTTCCTGAGAGGTTTTGTTTACTGGCGACTTTCACTGATTTACGGTGAAGTGCCTATTCTTTTGGAAGCGGATGCACTTGCTTTGAATTTCAACAAGCCAAAATCTACTTTGGCAGAAGTTCGTGCGCAGGCAGAAGCAGATTTCCTGAAAGCTGCATCGTTACTTCCGGTATCATACAGCGCAACGGAAGCCGGACGCGTGACACAAGGATCAGCTTATGGTTTCCTTACAAAACTTTATGTGTACCAGGAAAACTGGGCGAAAGCAATTGAAGCAAGTACGAAAGTTACCGGAAATGCAGCTTACCAATTGGCCTCGGGATATAATCAGAATTTTGAACTGACGACAGAAAATAACACTGAAACTTTATTTTCTCTTCAATATGAAACGGGTTGGACGACAGACAACTCCCCTGCTTTTTACCATACACCACAGACTTTTGGTGGTTGGGGTTTTCATGAACCGATTCAGGATCTTGTAAGTGAATTTGAAGAAGGTGATCCGCGTTTGGCTTATTCCATTTTCAGTCCGGGTGATAAAGTTGAAAGAGGTTCTCAGGGAGAAACAGAATTTACTGCTGATATGACGCGTGTGACTGGTTATGCGTTTAAGAAATATTCACAGTTTACAGCAAGCGGTGATATGGATCAAAGCCTGAACGCACCTTTCCTTCGTTCTGCTGATGTTTATTTATTAGCGGCAGAAGCAAAAATTCGTTCAGGACAAAGTGGTGATACGGAATTAAATGTAGTGAGAAAACGTGCTGGTTTGAAAACAATCACAGGCGCAACCATCAAAGATATCATGCATGAACGCCGTGTGGAACTTGCCGGTGAAAACGAAAGACATCAGGATTTGATGCGTTGGGATAAAGCAGGTTTGATTGATATCGTGGCGCATTACAAAATCGCCCGCGGACCTTACAAACCAAGTCGTAATTTTGTAAAACCAAAACATTATTACTTCCCGCTTCCACAACGTGAAGTGGATTTGAGCAATGGGGTTTTGATCCAGAATAGCAATTATTAA